The proteins below are encoded in one region of Vogesella indigofera:
- a CDS encoding D-alanyl-D-alanine carboxypeptidase family protein, translated as MKKITSALLVAALSLSTLAQASTAFVPPVPEIAGKAYFLMDYQSGQIIAARDPDMRVEPASLTKLMTAYLTFKALKEKRLTLEQTLTVSQVGWKQEGSRMFLDPKVPVTVDNLIKGMIVQSGNDACVTLAEAIAGSEQVFAQMMTAEAKRLGMKASNFKNSTGLPDPEHFTSVRDLATLSAAIIHDFPQYYPTYSIKSFTYNNITQPNRNLLLYRDPNVDGMKTGHTEGAGYNLIASSRRDGRRVLSVVVGTASPEARAVESSKLLNYGLQFFETPKLYTAGQTVSTLPVYKGAASELAIGFDRDVHITVSKGASSRLKAEMKTLQPVIAPIKLGQEVGKLTVSLDGKVLLERPVQALKAVEEGGFFSRLWDSIKLWLGW; from the coding sequence ATGAAAAAGATTACCTCTGCACTGCTTGTAGCCGCCCTGTCTCTCTCTACGCTGGCCCAGGCCAGTACCGCTTTCGTGCCGCCGGTGCCGGAAATCGCGGGCAAGGCGTATTTCCTGATGGACTATCAGAGTGGCCAGATCATCGCGGCCCGCGATCCGGACATGCGTGTCGAACCCGCCTCGCTGACCAAGCTGATGACGGCCTATCTCACCTTCAAGGCGCTGAAGGAAAAACGCCTGACGCTGGAACAGACGCTGACCGTGTCGCAGGTGGGCTGGAAGCAGGAAGGCTCGCGCATGTTCCTCGACCCGAAAGTGCCGGTCACGGTCGACAACCTGATCAAGGGCATGATCGTGCAGTCCGGCAACGACGCCTGCGTGACACTGGCCGAAGCCATTGCCGGCAGCGAACAGGTGTTCGCGCAGATGATGACGGCCGAAGCCAAGCGTCTTGGCATGAAGGCCAGCAACTTCAAGAATTCCACCGGCCTGCCGGACCCTGAGCACTTTACCTCGGTGCGCGATCTGGCGACGCTGTCGGCGGCGATCATCCATGATTTTCCGCAGTACTACCCGACCTATTCGATCAAGTCGTTTACCTATAACAACATCACCCAGCCTAACCGCAACCTGCTGCTGTACCGCGACCCGAACGTGGACGGCATGAAGACCGGTCACACCGAGGGCGCCGGCTACAACCTGATTGCCTCCAGCCGCCGCGACGGTCGCCGCGTGCTGTCGGTGGTGGTCGGCACCGCCAGCCCGGAAGCGCGCGCGGTGGAAAGCTCGAAATTGCTCAACTACGGCTTGCAGTTTTTCGAAACGCCCAAATTGTATACTGCCGGACAAACCGTCTCGACGCTGCCGGTCTACAAGGGTGCCGCCTCCGAGCTGGCCATCGGCTTTGACCGCGACGTGCACATCACCGTCAGCAAGGGGGCAAGCAGCCGCCTGAAGGCGGAAATGAAGACACTGCAGCCGGTGATCGCGCCGATCAAGCTGGGCCAGGAGGTCGGCAAGCTGACCGTGTCGCTGGACGGCAAGGTACTGCTGGAGCGCCCGGTACAGGCCTTGAAGGCGGTGGAAGAGGGTGGCTTCTTCAGCCGCCTGTGGGACAGCATCAAGTTGTGGCTGGGCTGGTAA
- a CDS encoding HP0495 family protein, protein MSEEQKELMEFPCRFPIKVMGEQHPDFHPTIFEVVRLHAPDLDITDIVARDSSSGRYVSLTITVTAISREQLDDIYRALSSHSLVKFAL, encoded by the coding sequence ATGAGTGAAGAGCAGAAAGAGTTGATGGAGTTTCCGTGCCGCTTCCCGATCAAGGTGATGGGCGAGCAGCATCCGGACTTCCACCCCACCATTTTCGAAGTGGTGCGCCTACACGCGCCGGATCTGGACATCACCGACATCGTGGCACGTGACAGCTCCAGCGGCCGGTACGTGTCGCTGACCATCACCGTGACCGCGATCTCGCGCGAGCAGCTTGACGACATCTACCGCGCACTGTCCAGCCATTCCCTTGTCAAGTTTGCGCTGTAA
- the lipB gene encoding lipoyl(octanoyl) transferase LipB has protein sequence MSRLVKQLGLVDYTPTWQAMQAFTDSRTPATPDELWCVEHPPVYTLGLAGKPEHLIMPSSIEVVKCDRGGQVTYHGPGQLVVYLLIDFKRMGIGVRELVRRIEQAIIDMLGELGIAAYGDVNAPGVYVGGEKIASLGLRIKNGAVYHGLSLNVDMDLTPFLWINPCGYAGLKVTQIKEQGVALTVAQAAERLLPQLERHLTVMKETA, from the coding sequence ATGAGCCGCCTCGTCAAACAGCTGGGTCTGGTCGACTACACGCCGACCTGGCAGGCCATGCAGGCCTTCACCGACAGCCGCACGCCAGCAACGCCGGACGAGCTGTGGTGTGTCGAGCACCCGCCGGTGTACACCCTGGGTCTGGCCGGCAAGCCGGAGCACCTGATCATGCCCAGCAGCATCGAGGTAGTGAAGTGCGATCGCGGCGGCCAGGTTACCTATCACGGCCCCGGGCAGCTGGTGGTCTACCTGCTGATCGATTTCAAGCGCATGGGCATCGGCGTGCGCGAGCTGGTGCGCCGCATCGAGCAGGCGATCATCGACATGCTGGGCGAGCTGGGCATTGCCGCTTACGGCGATGTCAACGCCCCCGGCGTCTATGTCGGCGGCGAGAAGATCGCGTCGCTGGGCCTGCGCATCAAGAACGGTGCCGTCTACCACGGGCTGAGCCTGAACGTGGACATGGACCTGACGCCGTTCCTGTGGATCAACCCTTGCGGCTATGCCGGCCTCAAGGTCACGCAAATCAAAGAACAAGGCGTTGCGCTGACCGTTGCGCAAGCCGCCGAACGGCTGCTGCCGCAGCTGGAGCGACACCTGACGGTGATGAAGGAGACAGCATGA
- the lipA gene encoding lipoyl synthase, with protein sequence MKLENQVGVKHKGADKTARIPIKIVPLDEKLKKPEWIRAKLPNGQRFNEIKQILREQKLHTVCEEATCPNIGECFSKGTATFMIMGDICTRRCPFCDVGHGRPNPLDAQEPIHLAETVAALKLRYVVVTSVDRDDLRDGGAQHFADCISEVRKQSPGTQIEVLVPDFRGRLDIALDILSATPPDVMNHNLETAPRLYKQARPGSDYQHSLTLLKEYKARNPEVRTKSGIMVGLGETDEEVYEVMADMRAHDIDMITIGQYLQPTDGHLPVLRYVHPDVFKQYETRAYEMGFKHAAVGAMVRSSYHADVQAHEAGV encoded by the coding sequence ATGAAACTGGAAAACCAGGTTGGCGTAAAACACAAAGGCGCTGACAAGACGGCACGCATTCCGATCAAGATCGTGCCGCTCGACGAAAAGCTCAAAAAGCCGGAGTGGATTCGCGCCAAGCTGCCCAATGGCCAGCGTTTCAACGAGATCAAGCAGATCCTGCGCGAGCAGAAGCTGCATACCGTCTGTGAAGAGGCGACCTGCCCGAACATCGGCGAATGCTTCAGCAAGGGCACCGCCACCTTCATGATTATGGGCGACATCTGTACCCGTCGCTGCCCGTTCTGTGACGTCGGCCACGGCCGCCCGAACCCGCTGGACGCGCAGGAACCGATCCACCTCGCCGAAACCGTGGCCGCGCTCAAGCTGCGCTACGTGGTGGTGACCTCGGTCGACCGCGACGACCTGCGCGACGGTGGTGCCCAGCACTTTGCCGACTGCATCAGCGAGGTGCGCAAGCAGTCGCCGGGCACCCAGATTGAGGTGCTGGTGCCGGACTTCCGCGGCCGTCTCGATATCGCGCTGGACATCCTCAGCGCCACGCCGCCGGACGTGATGAACCACAACCTGGAAACCGCGCCGCGGCTGTACAAACAGGCCCGTCCCGGCTCCGACTACCAGCACTCGCTGACGCTGCTGAAAGAGTACAAGGCGCGCAATCCGGAAGTGCGCACCAAGTCCGGCATCATGGTCGGCCTCGGTGAGACCGATGAAGAAGTGTACGAAGTGATGGCCGACATGCGCGCCCACGATATCGACATGATCACCATCGGCCAGTACCTGCAGCCGACTGACGGTCACCTGCCGGTATTGCGCTACGTGCATCCGGACGTGTTCAAGCAGTACGAGACCCGTGCCTACGAAATGGGCTTCAAGCACGCCGCCGTCGGTGCCATGGTGCGTTCCAGCTATCACGCTGACGTGCAGGCGCACGAGGCCGGCGTGTAA
- a CDS encoding TenA family transcriptional regulator, which yields MNREFVRSGALRSPHSYPEWAQQLLADCAAARQRVVRHEFYQRLRDAELGHDALRLFLIGVWPVVEQFPLYMAQNLLKTRYGRQRGEDMARRFLVRNIRVEQNHADYWLAWAAACGIPVTELQAQRVPEPLQQLDHWCRHNSRHHSLLLALAATNYAIEGATGEWTQLVCAPGIYEASLPATQRRSAMRWLKVHARYDDDHPWEALDIVCTLAGRDADAGTRRALQAAIGNSYHYMQLALDCCLQQEPVALG from the coding sequence GTGAACCGCGAGTTCGTGCGCAGCGGCGCACTGCGCAGCCCGCACAGCTATCCGGAGTGGGCGCAGCAACTGCTTGCCGACTGCGCCGCCGCCAGGCAGCGCGTGGTGCGGCACGAGTTCTACCAGCGACTGCGCGATGCCGAGCTCGGCCATGACGCGCTGCGGCTGTTCCTGATCGGGGTGTGGCCGGTGGTCGAGCAGTTTCCGCTGTACATGGCGCAAAACCTGCTCAAGACCCGCTACGGTCGCCAGCGCGGCGAAGACATGGCGCGGCGTTTTCTGGTGCGCAACATCCGCGTCGAACAGAACCACGCCGACTACTGGCTGGCGTGGGCCGCCGCCTGCGGCATCCCGGTCACCGAGCTGCAGGCGCAGCGGGTGCCGGAGCCATTGCAGCAGCTAGACCACTGGTGCCGGCACAACAGCCGCCACCACTCGCTGCTGCTGGCACTGGCTGCCACCAACTACGCCATCGAAGGGGCCACCGGCGAGTGGACGCAACTGGTCTGCGCGCCGGGCATCTATGAAGCCTCGCTGCCCGCGACGCAGCGCCGAAGCGCAATGCGCTGGCTGAAGGTGCACGCCCGCTACGACGACGATCACCCGTGGGAAGCACTGGACATCGTCTGCACCCTAGCCGGGCGCGACGCCGACGCCGGCACGCGGCGGGCACTGCAAGCCGCCATCGGCAACAGCTACCACTACATGCAGCTGGCCCTCGACTGCTGCCTGCAGCAGGAACCGGTCGCGCTGGGCTAG
- a CDS encoding EAL domain-containing protein, with translation MTQHRNRNTTQLPGLVWPFIAVALLLAALGGVSLEIQSAVRAYVSGESLWSKGQKDAIYYLNLYADSHDERHFHQYQAAIAIPLGDHTARMALEQPVPDLALARAGFLQGGNHPQDITGLIWLYQNFRQFSYLQQAIAHWEFGDRNLQALTGLAEQMHFQISGGLASQRDIAEWKAEIYAINARLTPMEKAFSDTLGEGSRVIQRLLLAANLASAALLILLALFRTHKLLDQRKSFESALQAEKERAQVTLASIGDAVITTDADGLTAYMNPAAEQLTAWTVAQAQGLPLGSLFRIIDEDSQQEALALVEQILAGGHSHGSSSHSQLMVRLDGSAVSVALVAAPIHSDGQISGAVLVLHDMTRERQYIASLSWQASHDALTGLANRREFEYRLEQALANLDRQHEGHQQHALMFLDLDQFKVVNDTCGHAAGDELLRQICLLLQQRLRDSDTLARLGGDEFGILLEHCPVDAALQIAESLRQTVQDLHFVWGGRPFNVSVSIGLVHISGALTTLAEALRAADVACYMAKEKGRNRVQLYHPDDSELSLRFGEMAWVQRIHLALEEQRLCLYAQEIAPLGSDSDGGSHVELLLRLHDEVGRLVPPISFIPAAERYGLMPLIDRWVVQNAFTILAARLRCHKATPIGTCAINLSGTTIGDQAFLDFLREQFRLHAIPPHMICFEITETSAIANLASAIHFITELQTLGCRFSLDDFGAGMSSFTYLKHLPVDYLKIDGGFVKDMLDDPIDRAMVEVINHIGHVMGKRTIAEFVETPAILQALADIGVDYAQGYAVAKPQPFNCDCELQHDFRRVCAAPAGVVVTTAQAAVPPQPANSSQGATP, from the coding sequence ATGACACAACACCGCAATCGCAATACCACGCAGCTGCCTGGCCTGGTCTGGCCGTTCATTGCCGTTGCCCTGCTGCTGGCGGCACTGGGCGGCGTCAGCCTGGAAATCCAGTCCGCGGTACGCGCCTACGTCAGCGGCGAGAGCCTGTGGTCCAAAGGGCAAAAAGATGCCATCTACTACCTCAACCTGTACGCCGACAGTCACGACGAACGCCACTTCCACCAGTACCAGGCCGCCATCGCCATCCCGCTCGGCGACCACACCGCGCGCATGGCGCTGGAACAGCCGGTGCCGGACCTGGCGCTGGCCCGCGCCGGCTTCCTGCAGGGCGGCAACCACCCGCAGGACATTACCGGCCTGATCTGGCTGTACCAGAACTTCCGCCAGTTCAGCTACCTGCAACAGGCGATTGCACACTGGGAATTCGGCGATCGCAACCTGCAGGCGCTGACCGGGCTGGCCGAGCAAATGCACTTCCAGATCAGCGGCGGCCTGGCCAGCCAGCGCGACATCGCCGAGTGGAAGGCGGAAATCTACGCCATCAACGCCCGCCTCACCCCGATGGAGAAAGCCTTTTCCGACACCCTCGGCGAAGGCTCGCGCGTCATCCAGCGGCTATTGCTGGCCGCCAACCTGGCCAGCGCCGCGCTGCTGATCCTGCTGGCACTGTTCCGTACCCACAAGCTGCTGGATCAGCGTAAGTCCTTCGAAAGCGCGCTGCAGGCAGAAAAGGAACGCGCACAGGTCACCCTCGCCTCCATCGGCGACGCGGTGATCACCACCGACGCCGATGGCCTGACCGCCTACATGAACCCGGCGGCGGAGCAGCTGACGGCATGGACGGTGGCACAGGCGCAGGGGCTGCCGCTCGGCTCGCTGTTCCGCATCATCGACGAGGACTCCCAGCAGGAAGCGCTGGCGCTGGTCGAGCAGATCCTGGCCGGCGGCCACAGCCACGGCAGCAGCAGCCACTCCCAGCTGATGGTGCGCCTGGACGGCAGCGCGGTATCGGTGGCGCTGGTCGCGGCACCGATCCACAGCGACGGCCAGATCAGCGGGGCGGTGCTGGTGCTGCACGACATGACGCGGGAGCGGCAGTACATCGCCAGCCTGTCGTGGCAGGCCTCGCACGATGCACTGACCGGGCTGGCCAACCGCCGCGAGTTCGAATACCGGCTGGAGCAGGCGCTGGCCAATCTCGACCGCCAGCACGAAGGCCACCAGCAGCACGCGCTGATGTTCCTCGACCTTGACCAGTTCAAGGTGGTCAACGACACCTGCGGCCACGCCGCCGGCGACGAGCTGCTGCGCCAGATCTGCCTGCTGTTGCAGCAGCGGCTGCGTGACAGCGACACCCTCGCCCGCCTCGGCGGCGACGAGTTCGGTATCCTGCTGGAGCACTGCCCGGTCGATGCCGCGCTGCAGATTGCCGAAAGCCTGCGCCAGACGGTACAGGACCTGCACTTCGTGTGGGGCGGCCGGCCGTTCAACGTCAGTGTCAGCATCGGCCTGGTGCACATTTCCGGCGCGCTGACCACGCTGGCCGAGGCGCTGCGCGCCGCCGACGTCGCCTGTTACATGGCCAAGGAGAAGGGGCGCAACCGAGTGCAGCTCTACCACCCGGACGACTCGGAACTGTCGCTGCGCTTTGGCGAAATGGCCTGGGTACAACGCATCCACCTGGCGCTGGAAGAGCAGCGGCTGTGCCTGTACGCACAGGAGATCGCACCTCTGGGCAGCGACAGCGACGGCGGCAGCCATGTCGAGCTGCTGCTGCGCCTGCACGACGAGGTTGGCCGCCTGGTGCCGCCGATCAGTTTCATCCCGGCGGCAGAGCGCTACGGGCTGATGCCGCTGATCGACCGCTGGGTGGTGCAGAACGCGTTCACCATCCTCGCCGCGCGGCTGCGCTGCCACAAGGCGACGCCGATCGGCACCTGCGCCATCAACCTGTCCGGCACCACCATCGGCGACCAGGCATTTCTGGACTTCCTGCGCGAGCAGTTCCGCCTGCATGCGATCCCGCCGCACATGATCTGCTTCGAGATCACCGAGACCAGCGCCATCGCCAACCTCGCCAGCGCCATCCACTTCATCACCGAGCTGCAGACCCTCGGCTGCCGCTTCTCGCTGGACGACTTCGGCGCCGGCATGTCCTCGTTCACCTACCTGAAGCACCTGCCGGTGGACTACCTGAAAATCGACGGCGGCTTCGTCAAGGACATGCTCGACGATCCGATCGACCGCGCCATGGTCGAGGTCATCAACCACATCGGCCACGTGATGGGCAAGCGCACCATTGCCGAATTCGTGGAAACGCCGGCGATCCTGCAGGCGCTGGCCGACATCGGCGTCGACTACGCGCAGGGTTACGCCGTGGCCAAACCGCAGCCGTTCAACTGCGACTGCGAGCTGCAGCACGACTTCCGCCGCGTCTGCGCGGCACCGGCCGGGGTTGTGGTCACCACCGCGCAGGCCGCCGTGCCGCCGCAACCGGCCAACAGCAGCCAGGGGGCGACGCCGTGA
- the tyrS gene encoding tyrosine--tRNA ligase, whose protein sequence is MHQSSLIQELQARGLIAQQTDAAALDELLAKESVTLYCGFDPTADSLHLGHLVPVLVLRRFQQAGHRPIALVGGATGMIGDPSFKATERKLNTPDVIAGWVDKIRGQVSPFLSFEGDNAAIMANNYDWFGGMGALEFLRDIGKHFSVNQMIKKESVQQRISREDQGISYTEFSYSLLQGYDFTELNRRHGCKLQIGGSDQWGNITAGTDLTRRINQQHVFGLTLPLVTKADGTKFGKTEGGAIWLDASKTSPYAFYQFWLNTADADVYKFLRYFSFLSVAEIAAIEEQDKNSGSKPQAQRILAEQVTALVHGQDAVAAAQRISASLFSGSLHELTASDFAQLAQDGMPSLQLPRDSSGLIDALVSGGLAKSKSEARTFIQSGAVSVNGNKIDSLEHQIGDSERLFGQYSLLKRGKKHHTLLCWQ, encoded by the coding sequence ATGCACCAATCCAGCCTTATCCAGGAACTGCAAGCTCGCGGCCTGATCGCCCAACAAACCGACGCGGCGGCACTCGACGAACTGCTGGCTAAGGAAAGTGTGACCTTGTATTGCGGCTTCGACCCGACCGCCGACAGCCTCCACCTCGGCCACCTGGTACCGGTGCTGGTACTGCGCCGCTTCCAGCAGGCCGGCCACCGCCCGATCGCCCTCGTTGGCGGCGCCACCGGCATGATCGGCGACCCCAGCTTCAAGGCCACCGAGCGCAAGCTGAACACCCCGGACGTGATCGCCGGCTGGGTCGACAAGATCCGCGGCCAAGTGTCGCCGTTCCTGAGCTTTGAAGGCGACAACGCCGCCATCATGGCCAACAACTACGACTGGTTTGGCGGCATGGGCGCGCTGGAGTTCCTGCGCGACATCGGCAAGCACTTCTCGGTCAACCAGATGATCAAGAAGGAATCGGTGCAGCAGCGCATCAGCCGCGAAGACCAGGGCATCAGCTACACCGAGTTCAGCTACAGCCTGCTGCAGGGCTACGACTTCACCGAGCTGAACCGCCGTCACGGCTGCAAGCTGCAGATCGGCGGCTCCGACCAGTGGGGCAACATCACCGCCGGCACCGACCTCACCCGCCGCATCAACCAGCAACACGTGTTTGGCCTGACCCTGCCGCTGGTGACCAAGGCCGACGGCACCAAGTTCGGCAAGACCGAAGGCGGCGCGATCTGGCTGGACGCCAGCAAGACCTCGCCGTACGCGTTCTACCAGTTCTGGCTCAATACCGCCGACGCCGACGTGTACAAGTTCCTGCGCTACTTCAGCTTCCTGTCGGTGGCCGAGATCGCCGCCATCGAAGAGCAGGACAAGAACAGCGGCAGCAAGCCGCAAGCGCAGCGCATCCTGGCGGAACAGGTCACCGCGCTGGTACACGGCCAGGATGCCGTGGCCGCCGCACAGCGCATCAGCGCCAGCCTGTTCTCCGGCAGCCTGCACGAGCTGACCGCGTCCGACTTCGCGCAGCTGGCACAAGACGGCATGCCCAGCCTGCAACTGCCACGTGACAGCAGCGGCCTGATCGACGCACTGGTCTCCGGCGGCCTGGCCAAGTCGAAATCGGAAGCGCGCACCTTCATCCAGAGCGGCGCCGTCAGCGTCAACGGCAACAAGATCGACAGCCTTGAGCACCAGATCGGCGACAGCGAGCGCCTGTTCGGCCAATACAGCCTGCTCAAGCGCGGCAAGAAACACCACACCCTGCTCTGCTGGCAATAA
- a CDS encoding cytochrome b/b6 domain-containing protein: MSRMIKVWDVPTRLFHWTMLPVFAGLWFTGEQGGDWMEWHLRLGMLMLVLLLFRVLWGLCGSQTARFSNFLAGPARIRAYLAGQLPVTAQPGHNPLGGWMVLALLLALLLQAGLGLFAADVNSYLYDGPLKVLIDGELAEQVTGWHKSSFDVLLLLAAVHVLAVLFYKVGRNTDLVRPMLSGMKALPADAVPLRFAPLWLALVLLLLVALLVFGGVPWLAASMAA, translated from the coding sequence ATGAGCAGGATGATCAAGGTGTGGGATGTGCCGACGCGGCTGTTTCACTGGACGATGTTGCCGGTTTTTGCCGGGCTGTGGTTTACCGGCGAGCAGGGTGGCGACTGGATGGAGTGGCATCTGCGCCTTGGCATGCTGATGCTGGTGTTGCTGCTGTTCCGTGTGCTGTGGGGGCTGTGCGGCAGCCAGACGGCGCGTTTCAGCAATTTTCTCGCCGGGCCGGCGCGTATCCGCGCCTATCTGGCCGGGCAGCTGCCGGTGACGGCGCAACCGGGACACAACCCGCTGGGCGGCTGGATGGTGCTGGCGTTACTGCTGGCGCTGTTGCTGCAGGCCGGGCTGGGGTTGTTTGCCGCCGACGTCAACAGCTACCTGTACGACGGCCCGCTGAAGGTGCTGATCGACGGCGAGCTGGCCGAACAGGTCACCGGCTGGCACAAGTCGTCGTTTGACGTGTTGCTGCTGCTGGCTGCGGTGCATGTGCTGGCGGTGCTGTTCTACAAGGTTGGCCGCAACACCGACCTGGTGCGCCCGATGCTTAGCGGGATGAAAGCGTTGCCGGCCGATGCCGTACCCTTGCGCTTTGCGCCGCTGTGGCTGGCCTTGGTGCTGCTGCTGTTGGTGGCACTGCTGGTGTTTGGCGGCGTGCCGTGGCTGGCGGCCAGTATGGCGGCCTGA
- a CDS encoding c-type cytochrome, whose translation MKKILLLATLALLATTSQAGPGEDRQKAFKQVLRSFEPMGVMLRGSGYRKDVFIKHADALKAVAAAPFSQFKPGTIDDVSRAKPAIWSEPAKWKAEQDKFLLAVDQLQKTARSDDLAAIRRDYGAVAASCKACHDIFRGPMR comes from the coding sequence ATGAAAAAAATTCTCCTGCTTGCCACCCTCGCCCTCCTTGCCACCACCAGCCAGGCCGGCCCCGGTGAAGACCGCCAGAAAGCCTTCAAACAGGTACTGCGCAGCTTCGAGCCGATGGGGGTGATGCTGCGCGGCAGCGGCTATCGCAAAGATGTGTTCATCAAGCACGCCGACGCACTGAAAGCGGTCGCCGCGGCACCGTTCAGCCAGTTCAAGCCGGGCACCATCGACGACGTCAGCCGCGCCAAGCCGGCGATCTGGAGCGAACCGGCAAAATGGAAGGCGGAACAGGACAAATTCCTGCTTGCGGTTGACCAGCTGCAGAAAACCGCGCGCAGTGACGACCTCGCCGCCATCCGCCGCGACTATGGCGCCGTGGCCGCCAGCTGCAAGGCCTGTCACGACATTTTCCGCGGCCCGATGCGCTAA